CGTTCAGGGCCGGGTATCTGTCTCCGCAGGCGGCAACTGCGTTCGACAGAGCCAGCCATGCGGAAATACCAAGCATGAAAGGCGGCTCGCCCACAGCTTTCGAGCGATAGATCGTGTCCTCGCGGTTTTCGCCATCCCAAAGCGTGACGTTGAAGATGTCCGGCCGGTCCGAGCAGGCCGGGATCTTGTAGGTCGAGGGCGCGTGCGTGCGCAGGTTTCCTTTGCCGTCCCACACGAGTTCCTCGGTCGTCAGCCACCCCGCGCCCTGCACATAACCGCCTTCGACCTGACCTATGTCCAGCGCCGGGTTCAGCGACGCGCCCGCATCATGCAGGATATCCGTTCGCAGAATGCGGTTTTCACCGGTCAGAGTGTCCACCGCCACCTCGGTAACGGAAGCGCCGTAGGCAAAGTAGAAGAAGGGGCGACCGCGCCCGGCGATCCGGTCCCATTCGATCTTGGGTGTTTTGTAGAAGCCCGTGGCCGACAGGCTGACGCGCCCCTGATAGGCCAGTGCGGCGGCTTCGGCGAAGGTGTAGCGTTCTTCTGAAACCGAAACATGTCCATCCGTGAACGTGACCGTCGATGGATCGGCCTGATGACGCTCTGCAAGATAGACGGCCATCCGATCACGGATCGTGTCGCAAGCGGCCTTCACCGCCATACCGTTCAGGTCACTTCCCGAAGATGCCGCCGTCGCAGACGTGTTTGGTACTTTCGCCGTGTCGGTTGCGGTGATTTTCACCATCTCCAGCGGTATGCCAAAGCGCGACGCGGCGACCTGAGCGACCTTCTGGAACAGGCCCTGGCCCATCTCGGTGCCACCGTGATTCAAGTGGACTGATCCGTCCTGATAGACATGTACCAGCGCACCCGCCTGATTGAGGTGGGTCAGCGTGAACGAGATACCAAATTTGACTGGAGAAAAGGCGATGCCCTTTTTGATTACGCTGTTCTCGGCGTTCCATTGCGCGATGGCCGCCTTGCGCGCGGCATAGTCGCTGGATTTCAGCAACGCCTCGGTCATGCCGTGCAGTTCGAAATCGCTGACCTCCATCCCATAGGGTGTAGTGTTGCCGCCGGCGGGCAGAGGACGCACCGGTGCGTCGCCCATTTCAACGGCGCCGCGGCTGGTCAGGTCTTCGTGCGGATCGGGATGCCCCAGTGGTTTTTCTGTCGGTGTGCTCTCGGCCACGGCGTGCGCGGGTGCATAGTAATTCCGACGGCGCAGCTCAACGGGATCCAAACCCAGTTCATGCGCGGCATGGTCCATGACCCGTTCGATGCCGACCATGCCCTGGGGGCCGCCGAACCCGCGATAGGCCGTGGCAGATTGGGTGTTGGTCTTCAACCGGTGGCTTTCGATCCGGGCGTTCGGCAAAAGGTAGGCGTTGTCCGAGTGCAGCATCGCCCGGTCCGCCACGGGCAACGACAGGTCCTGCGCCCAGCCGCAGATCGCATAGT
This DNA window, taken from Ruegeria sp. YS9, encodes the following:
- the xdhB gene encoding xanthine dehydrogenase molybdopterin binding subunit, producing MSVTQALPHDAAPLHVSGAARYVDDIPTPKGTLHLAFGLSPIARGKITAMDLSAVKDAEGVVMVMTAQDLPFANDVSPSIHDEPLLSDGSVHYIGQPVFLVVATSHLAARKAARLGKVDYAEDVPILTIEEALAADSRFEDGPRIYAKGDADAAIANAPHVIEGSFELGGQEHFYLEGQAALAVPNEGADMLVHSSTQHPTEIQHKVADALGVPMHAVRVETRRMGGGFGGKESQGNALAVACAVAARATGKACKMRYDRDDDMIITGKRHAFRISYKAGFDEHGHIQGVSLHHYAICGWAQDLSLPVADRAMLHSDNAYLLPNARIESHRLKTNTQSATAYRGFGGPQGMVGIERVMDHAAHELGLDPVELRRRNYYAPAHAVAESTPTEKPLGHPDPHEDLTSRGAVEMGDAPVRPLPAGGNTTPYGMEVSDFELHGMTEALLKSSDYAARKAAIAQWNAENSVIKKGIAFSPVKFGISFTLTHLNQAGALVHVYQDGSVHLNHGGTEMGQGLFQKVAQVAASRFGIPLEMVKITATDTAKVPNTSATAASSGSDLNGMAVKAACDTIRDRMAVYLAERHQADPSTVTFTDGHVSVSEERYTFAEAAALAYQGRVSLSATGFYKTPKIEWDRIAGRGRPFFYFAYGASVTEVAVDTLTGENRILRTDILHDAGASLNPALDIGQVEGGYVQGAGWLTTEELVWDGKGNLRTHAPSTYKIPACSDRPDIFNVTLWDGENREDTIYRSKAVGEPPFMLGISAWLALSNAVAACGDRYPALNAPATAEEVWRGVQRMKGGI